The Polymorphobacter megasporae genome window below encodes:
- a CDS encoding substrate-binding domain-containing protein produces the protein MAGERQGKCVNIGNCSLADKRETITTKAGQDFVCPECGKGLVLSTSSASASSPNPTRRNALILGGVAVLALAGAGLALRSCGHGATPAGAGSSAAPVSVSDATLRLGGSNTIGAKLAPALLTAYFKDLGCADVKSSSPAAEETVLSCDAAGRHLSATVSAHGSSTAFEGLADGKFDIGMASRRVKPEESVKLTSLGDMTSPSNEHVLGLDGIAVIVHPANQVAKLTVDQVGAIFTGVVTDWKQVGGASGAIAVYARDDKSGTYDTFKSLVLNKTPLVFGAKRFEDSGDLSSAVANDPRGVGFVGLSSIGGSKAVPVGPAGTAPLVPNRMTVGTEDYALSRRLFLYTGQTNAKPDVAKFIEFANSAKGQAVVEAAGFVPLTIHQEKTVVVATAPSDYSSLVANALRLSVDFRFRTGSSDLDNRGLKDLDRVTEFLSSSSVQADRLMLFGFADSRGADALNQKLSEGRAAAVSDALSQRGVKPGVIRGFGKALPVADNSTPDGQDKNRRVEVWVKR, from the coding sequence ATGGCGGGCGAGCGACAGGGAAAATGCGTCAACATCGGCAACTGCAGCCTCGCCGATAAACGCGAGACGATCACGACCAAGGCGGGACAGGACTTCGTCTGCCCCGAATGCGGCAAGGGGCTCGTCCTCTCGACCTCGTCCGCGAGTGCAAGCTCGCCCAATCCGACGCGCCGCAATGCGCTAATCCTCGGCGGGGTCGCCGTGCTGGCTCTCGCGGGTGCCGGTCTGGCGCTGCGCAGCTGCGGTCATGGTGCGACTCCAGCGGGCGCGGGTTCCTCCGCCGCACCTGTCAGCGTATCGGACGCGACGCTCCGCCTAGGTGGATCGAACACGATCGGCGCCAAGCTCGCCCCGGCTCTCCTCACTGCCTACTTCAAGGATCTCGGCTGCGCGGACGTCAAATCGTCGTCGCCCGCCGCCGAGGAAACCGTGCTCAGCTGCGACGCCGCCGGCCGCCACCTGTCGGCGACGGTCAGCGCGCATGGCTCTTCGACCGCGTTCGAAGGTCTGGCGGACGGAAAGTTCGACATCGGTATGGCGTCGCGCCGCGTGAAGCCCGAGGAATCGGTCAAGCTCACGTCGCTCGGCGACATGACCTCGCCGTCCAACGAGCACGTGCTCGGCCTCGACGGGATCGCTGTCATCGTCCATCCCGCGAACCAGGTCGCGAAGCTGACGGTCGACCAGGTGGGCGCGATCTTCACTGGCGTGGTGACCGACTGGAAGCAGGTCGGCGGCGCTTCCGGCGCAATCGCCGTCTACGCACGCGACGACAAGTCGGGCACCTACGACACGTTCAAGTCGCTGGTCCTCAACAAGACGCCGCTCGTCTTTGGCGCCAAGCGCTTCGAGGACAGCGGGGATCTGTCCTCGGCAGTGGCCAACGACCCCCGGGGGGTCGGGTTCGTCGGCCTCTCCTCGATCGGCGGTTCGAAGGCGGTCCCGGTCGGACCGGCCGGCACCGCGCCTCTGGTGCCGAACCGCATGACCGTCGGCACTGAGGACTACGCCCTCTCGCGCCGACTGTTCCTCTATACCGGGCAGACCAACGCAAAGCCCGACGTCGCTAAATTCATCGAGTTCGCCAACTCGGCGAAGGGACAAGCCGTGGTTGAAGCGGCCGGCTTCGTGCCGCTCACGATCCACCAGGAGAAGACCGTGGTCGTCGCCACGGCACCGTCGGACTACAGTTCGCTTGTGGCGAACGCCCTTCGGCTCTCGGTGGACTTCCGGTTCCGCACGGGATCCTCGGATCTCGACAACCGCGGCCTGAAGGATCTCGATCGCGTCACCGAGTTCCTGTCGTCATCCTCGGTCCAGGCGGACAGGCTGATGCTGTTCGGCTTCGCCGACAGCCGTGGCGCCGATGCGCTCAACCAGAAGCTCTCCGAAGGCCGTGCGGCTGCGGTGTCGGACGCCCTGTCGCAGCGCGGGGTGAAGCCCGGCGTGATTCGCGGCTTCGGCAAGGCTCTGCCCGTCGCCGACAACTCGACCCCTGACGGCCAGGACAAGAATCGCCGCGTCGAAGTCTGGGTCAAGCGCTGA
- a CDS encoding DNA/RNA non-specific endonuclease, with protein sequence MLGSAPAVAVCYQSFATTASPISRTGLWSAEHLTRGGVEAARGLGARYGRWHADAHLRPDQQASPKDYTNSGYDRGHLSPSGDMPTPDADAETFTMANVAPQVPHLNRGSWEQAESMTRDIAVYLGETWVVTGVLFEGNELRRIGGNVLVPTAFYKALLMPGRGAAAYVATNEPVPRWSVVSIVELRRRSGVDVFPRLAADVAASAAVLPMPGDHRRRRR encoded by the coding sequence ATTCTCGGCTCGGCGCCGGCCGTCGCGGTCTGCTATCAGTCGTTCGCGACGACTGCTTCGCCGATCTCCCGCACCGGACTTTGGTCGGCGGAGCATCTGACGCGAGGCGGCGTCGAGGCGGCCCGCGGTCTCGGGGCACGGTATGGGCGGTGGCACGCCGACGCACACCTGCGCCCGGACCAGCAAGCAAGCCCCAAGGACTATACCAATAGCGGCTACGACCGGGGACACCTTAGCCCATCGGGCGACATGCCCACACCGGACGCCGACGCCGAGACCTTCACAATGGCGAACGTGGCGCCTCAGGTCCCCCACCTCAACCGCGGTTCATGGGAACAGGCGGAGAGCATGACCCGCGACATCGCCGTCTACCTCGGTGAGACCTGGGTCGTGACCGGGGTGCTCTTCGAGGGCAACGAACTGCGCAGGATCGGCGGCAACGTCCTCGTTCCGACTGCCTTCTACAAGGCTTTGCTGATGCCGGGTCGAGGAGCTGCGGCATACGTAGCGACAAACGAGCCGGTGCCGCGATGGAGTGTCGTCTCCATCGTCGAGTTGAGACGGAGAAGCGGGGTGGACGTCTTTCCAAGGCTTGCAGCCGACGTCGCGGCCAGCGCGGCGGTCCTGCCGATGCCAGGCGACCACCGGCGACGGCGACGTTGA
- a CDS encoding tubulin-like doman-containing protein produces the protein MNHVIIGLGGTGGKVIRSLRKLIYTEFRKEAPDGVDVGFLYVDSSKEMMAFDDPTWKVLGTSVQLPVASQLTITGEDLSARLANIQTYPGIKPWIGDRAVWGEILGSIVGAALGGQKRRLGRFLLACKIDDLKKQIQSIVRSLQANGQTDITFHVVAGLAGGTGSGSIIDVVAQLRAMYGQPGRHKIVPYLLLPDQFPPPNWDTGNYHANGFAALSELNALSTGAYQPIDVSNGSRLDLKDAFNGAYVFGNENETGYQADVDREIPGIVAEFLFQKIVVAAKVGWRSLERMENAENGDGTPETTPGGRVGERSKRFLSFGIKRLAIPEEEIKEYLSLNFARQAIQQLRYNNWQDTLGFVDEARNVDVASFVRQPDVLGRWQLADESLTLSVPILATDDPAKRWKPLTGEWESVLPTFKSMAREQPAPTWIDELGKYFQKRFEESFRNAGVASFYRTKAMARKDMAREVRARVERELFDDWRNGARSAAEVARVLAALLSSLNERMLGVDDTIFKLNAEVEDARAQLAVNAKKWADLGLFGKLVGGRDNIFDAEGIFLQELYVRLTRIEAWTFAKPLLAEISTEISDLKANVDAIVSTMQDALRRVSTGIDERLKKADVDDLKGHLIRFYDPDTVRRVTRALSTDEGEQRTQTAKVRADLVASLGPSPTFTSFATRLGLGELIDRIESATEENAQIAHNTLVTESRDRILGVSIVAKLKERYGGDQQALRGYVAKLVKEAGCFITLNPLERNRAGPGIASGVQTLIEKWIVILPKAPEQAAFVEQLKQAFRDAQPGDLEFIEADDRANQITMISVKNLFPLRYLGILPFLQERYQTRIAANPVRFALELHTEGTIDSYPALFVKSGDELRREALAYLLLGRSTGAVVELNGALVLQSKDADGFDNPPRPLGASLLVAPDAIDYDLLADLKRTVDGSIGAVKDKAALEDGVRSAAEGVKPLVGGDVGDPRYRAVVDAARGALKIIRGQ, from the coding sequence ATGAATCACGTGATAATCGGGCTCGGCGGGACGGGCGGCAAGGTCATCCGCTCGCTCCGCAAGCTCATCTACACGGAGTTCCGCAAGGAGGCTCCCGACGGGGTCGACGTCGGTTTCCTCTACGTGGACTCATCGAAGGAGATGATGGCCTTCGACGATCCGACCTGGAAGGTGCTCGGCACATCGGTCCAGCTGCCCGTCGCCAGCCAGCTGACGATCACCGGCGAGGACCTCTCGGCGCGGCTCGCGAACATCCAGACCTATCCCGGCATCAAGCCCTGGATCGGCGACCGCGCAGTCTGGGGCGAGATCCTCGGCTCAATCGTGGGCGCCGCCCTCGGAGGCCAGAAGCGCCGGCTCGGCCGGTTCCTGCTCGCCTGCAAGATCGACGATCTGAAGAAGCAGATACAGTCGATCGTCCGTTCGCTTCAGGCGAACGGCCAGACTGACATCACCTTCCACGTCGTCGCCGGGCTCGCCGGCGGCACCGGCTCGGGATCGATCATCGACGTGGTCGCGCAGCTTCGTGCCATGTATGGCCAGCCCGGACGGCACAAGATCGTCCCATATCTGCTGCTGCCGGACCAGTTCCCGCCGCCGAACTGGGACACGGGCAACTACCACGCCAACGGGTTCGCCGCTCTTTCCGAGCTGAACGCGCTTTCTACTGGCGCCTACCAGCCGATCGACGTCTCGAACGGGTCGAGGCTTGATCTGAAGGACGCGTTCAACGGTGCCTACGTGTTCGGCAATGAGAACGAGACCGGCTATCAGGCCGACGTCGACCGCGAGATCCCCGGCATCGTCGCCGAGTTCCTCTTCCAGAAGATCGTGGTGGCGGCGAAGGTCGGCTGGCGGTCTCTCGAGCGGATGGAGAACGCCGAGAACGGCGACGGCACGCCCGAGACGACACCTGGCGGCCGCGTCGGCGAGCGGTCGAAGCGCTTCCTCAGCTTCGGGATAAAGCGGCTCGCGATCCCGGAAGAGGAGATCAAAGAGTATCTGAGCCTCAACTTCGCCCGACAGGCGATCCAGCAGCTCCGCTACAACAATTGGCAGGACACGCTCGGCTTCGTCGACGAGGCGAGGAACGTCGACGTCGCCAGCTTCGTGCGCCAGCCTGACGTCCTCGGGCGCTGGCAGCTCGCCGACGAGAGTCTCACCCTGTCTGTCCCGATCCTCGCGACGGATGATCCCGCCAAGCGCTGGAAGCCGCTCACAGGCGAGTGGGAGTCCGTGCTGCCGACCTTCAAGTCGATGGCACGCGAACAGCCCGCACCGACATGGATCGACGAGCTCGGCAAATACTTCCAGAAGCGGTTCGAGGAGAGCTTCCGCAATGCCGGCGTCGCCTCGTTCTACCGGACCAAGGCCATGGCGCGGAAGGACATGGCACGTGAAGTCAGGGCGCGCGTCGAGCGCGAGCTGTTCGACGACTGGCGCAATGGCGCGCGCTCGGCAGCCGAGGTTGCGCGGGTCCTCGCCGCGCTGCTGTCATCGCTCAACGAGCGCATGCTCGGCGTCGACGACACGATCTTTAAGCTCAATGCCGAAGTCGAAGACGCCCGCGCCCAGCTCGCGGTCAACGCGAAGAAGTGGGCGGATCTCGGGCTGTTCGGCAAGCTCGTCGGCGGACGCGACAACATCTTCGATGCGGAGGGCATCTTCCTCCAGGAACTCTACGTCCGTCTGACGCGGATCGAGGCGTGGACCTTCGCCAAGCCGCTCCTTGCCGAGATCTCGACCGAGATCTCGGATCTCAAGGCGAACGTGGATGCGATCGTCTCGACGATGCAGGATGCGCTGCGGCGGGTCTCGACGGGAATCGACGAAAGGCTCAAGAAGGCCGATGTCGATGATCTCAAGGGGCACCTGATCCGCTTCTACGATCCAGACACCGTGCGGCGCGTGACGCGGGCCCTCTCGACGGACGAAGGCGAGCAGCGCACTCAAACCGCCAAGGTCCGCGCCGACCTCGTCGCCTCGCTCGGTCCGTCGCCCACCTTCACCTCCTTTGCCACGCGTCTCGGGTTGGGCGAACTGATCGACCGGATCGAAAGCGCCACCGAGGAGAATGCGCAGATCGCGCACAACACCCTCGTCACGGAGTCGAGGGACCGAATCCTCGGGGTGTCGATCGTCGCGAAACTGAAGGAGCGCTACGGCGGCGATCAGCAAGCGCTCCGCGGATACGTGGCGAAGCTGGTCAAGGAGGCGGGCTGCTTCATCACTCTCAATCCGCTCGAAAGGAACCGCGCCGGGCCAGGGATCGCCTCAGGCGTGCAAACCCTGATCGAGAAGTGGATCGTCATCCTGCCGAAGGCGCCAGAACAGGCGGCTTTCGTCGAACAGCTGAAGCAGGCGTTCCGCGACGCGCAGCCGGGCGACCTCGAGTTCATCGAGGCCGACGACCGGGCGAACCAGATCACGATGATCTCAGTGAAAAATCTGTTCCCGCTCCGCTACCTCGGGATCCTGCCGTTCCTCCAGGAGCGATATCAGACCCGCATCGCAGCGAACCCGGTGCGCTTCGCCCTGGAGCTCCACACCGAGGGCACGATCGACAGCTATCCGGCGCTCTTCGTCAAATCGGGGGACGAACTCCGCCGTGAAGCTCTCGCCTACCTGCTTCTCGGCCGCTCGACCGGCGCGGTCGTCGAACTCAACGGGGCGCTGGTCCTTCAGAGCAAAGATGCAGACGGCTTCGACAACCCGCCCCGGCCGCTCGGGGCGTCGCTGCTCGTCGCCCCAGACGCGATCGACTACGACCTGTTGGCCGACCTGAAGCGGACGGTGGATGGGTCGATCGGGGCCGTGAAGGACAAGGCGGCACTCGAGGACGGAGTCAGGTCCGCCGCCGAAGGGGTAAAGCCGCTCGTCGGGGGCGACGTGGGCGACCCGAGATACCGGGCTGTGGTCGACGCCGCCCGTGGCGCTCTCAAGATCATCAGGGGACAGTAG
- a CDS encoding DUF3320 domain-containing protein, which translates to MATRTDGNDDPESVSVFQTALSPREKLDSARLELLDFSGRNRLLNMPRSAKGARAIEIVDELANEIFRLFVQGGRPFTFVAGKAAASGDEPQPGPGNEVDEIDDLAQPEDDSIDERGVQSRHSDTRLQTRLTPKGLQKRLLDLYFDARTLEDEQGVNILYLTLGALKWSVPQSQGFRYAPLVLVPVALERGNAAEKFKLRVRQDDYAANLSLEALLAREHGIKLPTLEASDGFDLAAYFREVAEAVAGRSEWEILPNDVVVGFFSFAKFLMYRDLDPDTWPATAKITEQRLVRGLLTDGFDGAGGMIPEDANIDPVITPAKMLHILDCDSSQALAVHEVRSGRDMVIQGPPGTGKSQTIANIIAAAVADGKTVLFVAEKMAALEVVKRRLDATGVGDACLELHSSKANKRAVLEELRRTWDLGAPKGEEQATLNSRLLAARDQLNAHSDRMHSAVGPSGLTPFQLVGQLSRLRLDGVRPGDLRLDRPEVWSGDGFVERHEVVRELAERIEVAGRPDSHPWRGVGLASISPGAGERIVNRIRDLSVRVSDYAARQAELALLLEKVVPIDMAGLDGLLDYARRAADAPDIHAEALSAQVWDTDHQRIEILVAAGTVHRGLRDRLEPQLAAGAWVAKVADPLGKLGSLPGDIGPEALGRVARSAGLIHDLLRELAGLALALGRPAPLTLAEGKAAMRLGERVASAPEADATAFAADLWDAGVERAADAAEAVARLEEARRTVDGQLVDAAWDIDIDPARTALAAHGSSWTKVFSGEWRRANRLVRSVLVRPDAPLEEKLATLNALAKGKAAKRLIESESSFAGLAFGADWRGVRSASAPLRALVDWVRTLKGLGSEPRLIAARGPDRKALRRSGERVTRLLAECEALFPGVVAELGPVGAEACGGVADPDEIRLSAFADRMAEFHRADEETGPLFVKTPDRLSARVAALIDLERWQAADRTLVAGDALGRAAFRAAWRGDGSDWRSLEAAFEWIGANGGFRHVVGRMTDRAAAWRLAQELDGIRDVLLFELGATFDRLRLDLVHAFGQSSAELIAMSTLEVRLGEWTRSGERLFQWVAYRDRASRAAMLGCGDVVAKLSDGRLAPPDAAAGFEMAYYEAVHAAAVRKEPELGVFDGTLHGRVARDFAEMDRQRIANASLEVARAHHRRVPPRDGGGVGPLGVLRSELAKKRGHMPIRRLMETAAPAVQALKPVLMMSPLSVAQFLAPGDFNFDLLVMDEASQIQPVDALGAVARAKQVVVVGDPKQLPPTAFFVKMTSGTEEDEDGAGRVADIESILGLFTARGLPKRMLRWHYRSRHESLIATSNQQFYEGKLLIVPSPYTTEAGMGLVFHHVVGGLFDAGGTRTNVVEAKAVAQAIVAHARDHPELSLGVAAFSVAQRRAIVDQLEALRRSLPPETEAFFQRHPSEPFFVKNLENVQGDERDVVFISVGYGASVAGGRVPMRFGPVGMEGGDRRLNVLISRAKRRCEVFASMTDEDIEADFAASRKGVSAFRSFMRFARTGSMTKTESTGRDHDSVFQEQVARTLQARGYVVHRRVGLAGIFVDLAVADPDRPGRYLLGIECDGSSYHHARSARDRDRLRHSVLEDHGWSMMRIWSTDWFQRPNEQLAIIVDRIDAAKVEHDLRAAGAARRRQTSEVQSLPSELRPVERQTVADAGAPAPDLNRPVRYLEAVLQRPAGVIGDLHETPRALLATLVEEVVAIEGPVHFDEVVARIRDAWGLHRAGSRIQGAVERAVDGCVRAGRVGQAGSFLDVPEREVRVRDRSETASHTLRRCEAVPPSELEAAALEVVRANFGATDDQIGLAVSRAIGFKSTSAQLRELIAEAVAVKIRKGWLARSNGMVVLGEKATT; encoded by the coding sequence TTGGCGACGAGAACAGACGGAAACGATGATCCGGAGAGCGTGTCGGTCTTCCAGACCGCACTGTCGCCCCGGGAGAAGCTCGACAGCGCGCGGCTCGAACTACTCGACTTCTCCGGCAGGAACCGGCTGCTCAACATGCCGCGTTCGGCCAAGGGAGCGAGGGCGATCGAGATCGTCGACGAGCTCGCGAACGAGATATTCCGACTTTTCGTGCAGGGCGGCAGGCCATTCACCTTCGTCGCCGGCAAGGCGGCAGCCTCAGGCGACGAGCCGCAGCCCGGTCCGGGAAACGAGGTTGATGAGATCGACGATCTCGCCCAGCCCGAAGACGACTCCATTGACGAGCGCGGCGTCCAGTCGAGGCATTCGGACACGCGTCTCCAGACGCGTCTCACTCCGAAGGGATTGCAGAAGCGGCTGCTCGATCTCTACTTCGACGCCCGGACCCTTGAGGACGAGCAGGGCGTCAACATCCTCTACCTAACCTTGGGCGCACTGAAGTGGTCGGTCCCGCAAAGCCAGGGGTTCCGATACGCTCCGCTGGTGCTGGTGCCTGTGGCGCTGGAACGCGGCAACGCCGCAGAGAAATTCAAGCTGCGCGTTCGCCAGGACGACTACGCCGCCAACCTTTCCCTCGAAGCCCTCCTGGCGCGGGAGCATGGGATTAAGCTGCCGACCCTCGAAGCGAGCGACGGGTTCGACCTCGCGGCCTACTTCCGCGAGGTCGCGGAGGCGGTCGCGGGCAGGTCCGAATGGGAGATCCTGCCGAACGACGTCGTCGTCGGCTTTTTCTCCTTCGCCAAATTCCTGATGTATCGCGACCTCGATCCCGATACCTGGCCCGCAACCGCCAAGATCACCGAGCAGCGCCTCGTCCGCGGCCTGCTGACTGACGGCTTCGACGGGGCCGGCGGGATGATCCCCGAAGACGCGAACATCGATCCGGTTATAACGCCCGCAAAGATGCTGCACATCCTCGACTGCGATAGTTCGCAGGCGCTGGCCGTCCATGAGGTCCGCAGCGGCCGCGACATGGTGATCCAAGGACCACCTGGAACCGGCAAAAGCCAGACGATTGCGAACATCATCGCCGCGGCGGTCGCCGACGGCAAGACCGTGCTCTTCGTCGCCGAAAAGATGGCCGCGCTCGAAGTCGTCAAGCGCCGGCTCGACGCCACCGGCGTGGGCGACGCCTGCCTCGAGCTCCATAGCAGCAAGGCCAACAAACGCGCCGTGTTGGAGGAACTCCGCCGCACCTGGGACCTCGGAGCTCCCAAGGGCGAGGAGCAGGCGACACTCAACTCCCGGCTTCTCGCCGCGCGCGACCAGCTCAACGCACACAGCGACCGCATGCATTCCGCAGTCGGTCCGTCCGGATTGACGCCGTTCCAGCTCGTGGGCCAGCTGAGCCGCCTCCGGTTGGACGGCGTCAGACCAGGCGACCTGCGGCTCGACAGACCGGAAGTCTGGTCGGGCGACGGCTTCGTCGAACGTCACGAGGTGGTCCGCGAGCTGGCCGAACGGATCGAGGTGGCCGGCCGTCCGGACAGCCATCCCTGGCGCGGTGTCGGCCTCGCCTCGATCTCGCCAGGCGCTGGGGAACGCATTGTCAACCGGATAAGGGATCTGTCGGTCCGGGTGTCGGACTACGCGGCGCGTCAGGCCGAACTCGCATTATTGTTGGAGAAGGTCGTCCCGATCGACATGGCCGGACTGGACGGACTGCTCGATTACGCCCGCCGTGCCGCCGATGCGCCCGATATCCACGCCGAAGCCCTGTCCGCTCAGGTCTGGGACACCGACCATCAACGCATCGAAATTCTCGTCGCCGCGGGAACCGTCCACCGGGGGCTGCGCGACCGCCTGGAGCCGCAGCTGGCCGCGGGGGCGTGGGTCGCCAAGGTCGCCGATCCACTCGGCAAACTCGGTTCGCTACCAGGCGATATCGGTCCAGAGGCGCTCGGTCGCGTTGCGAGGTCGGCCGGGCTCATCCACGACCTGCTGCGGGAGCTCGCCGGCCTCGCCCTCGCGCTCGGCCGCCCCGCTCCGCTGACGTTGGCAGAGGGCAAGGCCGCCATGCGCCTTGGTGAACGCGTGGCGTCCGCACCCGAGGCCGATGCAACAGCATTCGCCGCCGACCTCTGGGATGCCGGTGTCGAACGGGCGGCCGATGCGGCCGAGGCCGTCGCTCGGCTCGAGGAGGCGCGGCGGACGGTCGACGGCCAGCTTGTCGATGCGGCGTGGGACATCGATATCGACCCGGCACGGACGGCGTTGGCGGCGCACGGATCGTCCTGGACCAAGGTCTTCAGTGGGGAATGGCGTCGCGCCAATCGGCTGGTCCGGTCGGTGCTCGTGCGGCCCGACGCTCCCCTCGAGGAGAAACTGGCGACCCTGAACGCCCTCGCGAAAGGAAAGGCCGCGAAGCGGCTTATCGAATCGGAATCCTCGTTCGCGGGCCTCGCGTTCGGCGCCGACTGGCGGGGTGTCCGGTCGGCTTCGGCGCCGCTCCGAGCGCTGGTCGACTGGGTCCGGACGCTGAAGGGTCTCGGATCCGAACCGAGATTGATCGCCGCCCGCGGGCCCGACCGCAAAGCCCTTCGCCGGAGCGGGGAGCGCGTGACTCGCCTTCTCGCCGAGTGCGAAGCACTCTTTCCTGGGGTCGTGGCCGAACTCGGTCCGGTGGGTGCGGAGGCGTGCGGCGGCGTCGCCGATCCCGACGAAATCCGCTTGTCAGCGTTCGCGGACCGCATGGCGGAATTCCACCGGGCGGATGAGGAGACGGGCCCGCTGTTCGTCAAGACGCCCGATCGGCTCTCGGCAAGGGTCGCCGCGCTGATCGATCTGGAGCGTTGGCAGGCCGCCGATCGAACGCTCGTCGCAGGCGATGCCCTCGGAAGGGCGGCGTTCAGGGCGGCATGGCGGGGCGACGGATCCGACTGGCGGTCGCTCGAGGCGGCATTCGAATGGATCGGCGCGAACGGGGGTTTCCGCCACGTGGTGGGGCGGATGACCGACCGGGCGGCGGCGTGGCGCCTCGCGCAGGAACTCGACGGCATCCGCGACGTGCTGCTGTTCGAACTGGGGGCGACGTTTGATCGGCTGCGGCTGGACCTCGTCCATGCGTTCGGCCAGTCGTCGGCCGAGCTGATCGCTATGTCGACTCTCGAGGTCAGGCTCGGGGAATGGACGCGTTCGGGCGAGCGACTTTTTCAATGGGTGGCATACCGCGATCGCGCGTCGCGCGCCGCGATGCTCGGCTGCGGCGACGTCGTCGCGAAACTCTCCGACGGCCGGCTCGCTCCACCCGACGCCGCGGCCGGCTTTGAGATGGCCTACTACGAGGCTGTCCATGCGGCGGCGGTGCGGAAGGAACCCGAACTTGGGGTTTTCGACGGAACCCTGCACGGTCGGGTGGCGCGGGATTTTGCGGAGATGGACAGGCAGCGCATCGCCAATGCGAGTCTGGAGGTGGCCCGCGCCCATCATAGAAGGGTGCCCCCACGCGACGGCGGCGGCGTCGGACCGCTTGGCGTATTGCGATCCGAACTCGCGAAGAAGCGCGGGCACATGCCGATCCGCCGGCTGATGGAGACCGCGGCCCCGGCGGTCCAGGCGCTGAAGCCGGTCCTGATGATGAGCCCGCTGTCGGTCGCGCAATTTCTCGCGCCCGGCGACTTCAATTTCGATCTGCTGGTGATGGATGAGGCCAGCCAGATCCAGCCGGTCGACGCGCTGGGGGCCGTAGCCCGGGCGAAGCAAGTCGTCGTGGTCGGCGATCCGAAGCAGCTCCCGCCGACGGCGTTCTTCGTGAAGATGACGAGCGGCACCGAGGAGGATGAAGACGGAGCCGGCAGAGTCGCCGACATCGAGAGCATTCTCGGCCTTTTCACCGCCCGCGGTTTGCCTAAACGCATGCTGCGATGGCACTACCGGAGCCGGCACGAATCCCTGATCGCGACGAGCAATCAGCAGTTCTACGAAGGCAAGCTCCTCATCGTGCCGAGCCCCTATACCACCGAGGCCGGCATGGGACTTGTGTTCCACCACGTCGTCGGCGGGTTGTTCGACGCAGGCGGCACGCGGACGAACGTTGTCGAGGCGAAGGCGGTAGCGCAGGCGATCGTCGCCCACGCCCGCGACCATCCTGAACTGTCGCTCGGCGTCGCAGCCTTCTCGGTCGCCCAGCGTCGCGCGATCGTCGACCAGCTCGAGGCGCTGCGCAGATCGCTGCCGCCTGAAACCGAGGCGTTCTTCCAAAGACATCCGTCCGAGCCATTTTTCGTCAAAAACTTGGAGAACGTTCAGGGCGACGAGCGCGACGTCGTCTTCATCTCGGTGGGCTACGGCGCGAGCGTCGCGGGCGGACGCGTGCCGATGAGGTTCGGGCCTGTCGGAATGGAGGGTGGCGATCGCCGATTGAACGTCCTGATCAGCCGTGCGAAGCGCCGGTGCGAGGTCTTCGCGTCAATGACCGACGAGGACATCGAAGCTGACTTCGCCGCAAGCCGGAAAGGCGTGTCCGCCTTCCGGTCATTCATGCGCTTTGCGCGCACCGGCAGCATGACGAAGACCGAGAGCACGGGCCGCGATCACGACAGCGTTTTCCAAGAGCAGGTAGCGAGGACGCTCCAGGCCCGCGGCTACGTCGTCCACCGGAGGGTGGGCCTCGCCGGCATCTTCGTCGATCTGGCCGTCGCCGATCCAGATCGGCCCGGGCGCTATCTTCTGGGCATCGAGTGCGACGGAAGTTCTTATCACCATGCGCGGTCAGCCCGCGATCGAGACCGGCTGCGCCATTCTGTGCTGGAAGACCACGGCTGGTCGATGATGAGGATTTGGAGCACCGACTGGTTCCAGCGGCCTAACGAACAGCTCGCCATTATCGTAGACCGAATTGACGCGGCGAAGGTCGAACACGATCTCCGCGCCGCTGGAGCGGCGCGACGCCGGCAAACGTCGGAAGTCCAGTCGTTGCCGTCGGAGCTTCGGCCGGTCGAGCGTCAGACTGTCGCCGACGCAGGCGCGCCGGCACCTGACCTGAACCGACCCGTGAGGTATCTCGAGGCCGTTCTGCAGCGCCCCGCCGGCGTCATCGGCGATCTGCACGAGACACCCCGCGCTCTGCTCGCTACGCTGGTCGAAGAGGTCGTGGCAATCGAAGGACCGGTCCACTTCGACGAGGTGGTGGCCCGCATCCGGGACGCATGGGGGCTGCATCGGGCGGGCAGTCGGATACAGGGTGCCGTCGAACGCGCCGTGGACGGTTGCGTCCGTGCCGGTCGCGTAGGGCAGGCCGGGAGCTTCCTCGATGTGCCCGAGCGGGAAGTCAGGGTTAGGGACAGGAGCGAGACCGCCTCCCACACGCTGCGGCGGTGCGAAGCGGTGCCGCCGTCCGAGCTGGAAGCTGCGGCGCTCGAAGTCGTGCGGGCCAACTTCGGAGCGACCGACGACCAGATTGGTCTGGCCGTGTCGCGGGCCATCGGCTTCAAATCGACTAGCGCCCAACTGAGGGAGCTGATCGCCGAGGCTGTGGCAGTTAAAATCCGAAAGGGATGGCTGGCTCGCAGCAATGGAATGGTGGTTCTAGGCGAGAAGGCGACGACGTGA